A genomic segment from Luteolibacter ambystomatis encodes:
- a CDS encoding type I 3-dehydroquinate dehydratase has protein sequence MISNSLRLTPGTPLTVGSFGDGEALRGAGSGPVLAACEVAEIRLDVLAAEGLEPDRRLWAHLEGVPLLFTARRREEGGAMDSTPAQRRSWLETALEDAAAIDIEVASLSDYPGLLEILAGRNIPLVASFHDFEGTPTTPDLLDRLETARAAGAAVFKAAARVHTPADVAALADFQRTDHGMAKALMGMGPLAPVSRLLCAQYGSVLNYGYLGKTPTAPGQWNAARLKDAIGSVEPA, from the coding sequence ATGATTTCCAACAGTCTCCGCCTCACCCCCGGAACCCCTTTGACCGTCGGCAGCTTCGGCGACGGGGAGGCCTTGCGGGGAGCGGGTTCCGGCCCGGTGCTGGCAGCCTGCGAGGTGGCGGAGATCCGGCTGGACGTTCTGGCTGCGGAGGGATTGGAGCCGGATCGTCGGCTCTGGGCTCATTTGGAAGGAGTTCCGCTGCTCTTCACCGCCCGCCGCCGCGAGGAAGGCGGGGCCATGGATTCCACCCCGGCCCAGCGCCGGAGCTGGCTGGAGACGGCTCTGGAAGACGCCGCCGCCATCGACATCGAAGTGGCCAGCCTGTCGGACTATCCGGGTCTGTTGGAGATCCTGGCCGGGCGGAATATTCCGCTGGTCGCGTCCTTCCACGATTTCGAAGGCACCCCAACCACCCCGGACCTGTTGGACCGGCTGGAGACGGCCCGCGCCGCCGGAGCCGCGGTATTCAAGGCCGCTGCCCGGGTCCACACCCCGGCGGATGTGGCAGCCCTGGCGGATTTCCAGCGGACCGACCACGGCATGGCGAAGGCACTCATGGGGATGGGTCCGCTCGCCCCGGTGTCCCGCCTTCTTTGCGCGCAATACGGCTCCGTGCTGAATTACGGCTACCTCGGCAAGACCCCGACCGCTCCAGGGCAATGGAATGCGGCCCGGTTGAAAGATGCCATCGGATCGGTGGAGCCTGCCTAA
- a CDS encoding ATP-dependent DNA helicase — MIALTEGQPMPGFAELVRDAFSNKGALAKSRDFEFRPQQQELAVAVAESLVGSMPLVAEAGTGVGKSLAYLVPAAKFALQTGRKAVISTHTINLQEQLVRKDIPIVRKILGEELPAVLLKGRQNYLCPSRLKRAREQAADLFTTSESDELERIRQWAEATRDGTLSGLDFQPSMKVWLQVCSEAHLCTARYCGPRGDCFFQEARKAAADAKLVVVNHTLFFALLNSGEEIEDKSPGFLFPNDFVVLDEAHTIEQVAAVQLGLRLSQSGLRFDLQRLHHPRTRKGLLRSFRKASAITAVDEAMQAADRFFHQLGDSARFGDFSKEFRVRQPELVPNSLAEPLRNLWQEIDALAADVENEATRSELQDASRRLREAHGAVSVFLDQSNEDSVYWVERSGRDETQYSLHGAPVNVADKLRPLLFEKGKSCILTSATLGVGDPQLGWFRGRVGAENARALSIGSPFDFQRQMRVKIYKSIPDPGTPRYDQALADGIRDAVEASEGRAFVLFTSYRTMRDAAAKLETFFRKKGWRLLMQGEGLPRHKMIEEFRSDVHSVLFGTDSFWTGVDVPGEALSNVVVTRLPFAVPDHPLTASRLEAIEAAGGNPFMDYSVPEAILKLRQGVGRLIRTARDSGLVCILDNRILTKRYGKMFLNALPDAPVEVVG, encoded by the coding sequence ATGATCGCCCTCACCGAAGGCCAGCCGATGCCCGGATTCGCCGAACTGGTGAGGGACGCGTTTTCCAACAAGGGGGCTCTCGCGAAGTCCCGCGACTTCGAATTCCGGCCGCAGCAGCAGGAGCTCGCCGTGGCGGTGGCGGAATCGCTGGTGGGCAGCATGCCCCTCGTGGCGGAGGCGGGCACCGGGGTGGGGAAGTCCCTGGCCTATCTCGTGCCTGCGGCGAAGTTCGCTCTCCAGACCGGCCGCAAGGCGGTCATTTCCACCCATACGATCAATCTCCAGGAGCAGCTGGTCCGGAAGGACATCCCGATTGTTAGAAAAATTCTCGGCGAGGAATTGCCCGCCGTGCTGCTGAAGGGGCGCCAGAACTACCTGTGCCCGTCGCGTTTGAAGCGCGCCCGCGAGCAGGCGGCGGATCTTTTCACCACCAGCGAGAGCGATGAACTGGAGCGCATCCGCCAATGGGCCGAGGCGACCCGCGATGGCACGCTCAGCGGCTTGGATTTCCAGCCCTCGATGAAAGTCTGGCTGCAGGTGTGCAGCGAGGCGCATCTCTGCACCGCCCGCTACTGCGGTCCTCGTGGCGATTGCTTTTTTCAGGAAGCCCGCAAGGCCGCGGCGGATGCGAAGCTGGTGGTGGTGAACCACACCCTGTTCTTCGCGCTGCTCAACAGCGGCGAGGAGATCGAAGACAAGTCACCGGGCTTTCTGTTTCCGAACGATTTCGTGGTGCTCGATGAGGCCCACACCATCGAGCAGGTGGCGGCGGTCCAGCTCGGACTGCGCTTGTCCCAATCCGGGTTGCGCTTCGATCTCCAGCGGCTGCATCACCCGCGCACGCGCAAGGGATTGCTGCGTTCCTTCCGGAAAGCCTCCGCGATCACCGCGGTGGATGAGGCGATGCAGGCAGCGGACCGTTTTTTCCATCAACTCGGTGACTCGGCGCGGTTCGGGGATTTCTCGAAGGAGTTCCGCGTCCGCCAGCCGGAGCTGGTGCCGAACTCGCTCGCTGAACCGCTACGCAATCTCTGGCAGGAGATCGATGCGCTCGCCGCGGACGTGGAGAACGAGGCCACGCGTTCGGAGCTTCAGGATGCCTCGCGTCGTCTGCGCGAGGCCCATGGCGCGGTGTCCGTGTTCCTCGATCAGAGCAATGAGGACAGTGTCTATTGGGTCGAACGCAGTGGTCGCGATGAGACGCAATACTCGCTCCACGGCGCGCCGGTGAATGTCGCGGACAAGCTGCGGCCGCTTTTGTTTGAGAAGGGGAAAAGCTGCATCCTCACCAGTGCCACGCTCGGGGTGGGGGACCCGCAACTCGGATGGTTCCGTGGCCGGGTGGGTGCGGAAAACGCCCGCGCGCTCAGCATCGGCAGTCCGTTCGATTTCCAGCGCCAGATGCGGGTGAAGATCTACAAGTCGATCCCGGATCCTGGCACGCCGCGCTACGATCAGGCGCTCGCCGATGGCATCCGCGATGCGGTGGAGGCCAGCGAGGGGCGGGCCTTCGTGCTCTTCACCAGCTACCGCACGATGCGTGATGCGGCGGCGAAGCTGGAGACGTTTTTCCGCAAGAAGGGCTGGCGTCTGCTGATGCAGGGCGAGGGCTTGCCACGCCACAAGATGATCGAGGAATTCCGCAGCGATGTTCACAGCGTGCTCTTCGGCACGGACAGCTTCTGGACCGGTGTGGACGTGCCGGGCGAGGCCTTGTCGAATGTGGTGGTCACGCGCCTGCCCTTCGCCGTGCCGGATCATCCTCTGACGGCTTCGCGCCTGGAAGCCATCGAGGCCGCGGGCGGAAATCCCTTCATGGACTACTCCGTGCCGGAAGCGATCCTGAAGCTCCGCCAAGGTGTCGGCCGTCTCATCCGCACCGCGCGGGACAGCGGCTTGGTCTGCATCCTCGACAACCGCATTCTAACCAAACGCTACGGCAAGATGTTCCTCAATGCCCTGCCGGACGCACCGGTGGAGGTGGTGGGGTAG
- a CDS encoding LptF/LptG family permease → MNTFRLRASKAGLKADNTLDTRPTPVTSSAHRGPMLFSREILRRVLVPLLLALLGVGLFNWLVPGESRAVYEQLNGFPDSDAGAHAVRPTLLGALCFLPAVCGILYSIAGTMARYMTRQFLGIFTICFCALLTIWLLQDLQNNLPDLRGGKHLFQTIVTFYATRLPFIVRELLPYALLLSLLFCLGKLSKSREIVAMIQTGRSLPRIVSPLIVAGLTATILCMALNYHWAPIAEGSGEELLQQAKGATISEASNVLYRNSTKHRLWMVGTFPKNYEKGEPLLNVEVTTTDDAKNLLTRISADRAIWNRRDRSWTFENAWEGDFKEVKSIYEGEPDRIEPVFNDNEGQPRTVVRRGWSETPWQLIKPGLAPPYLGIPDLNSWLRANSGNEVTMDPSPYLTQWHYRWAQPVICLVTVLLAAPLGIHFSRRGSTGGVAVAVALSGSLLFLTTMSLSLGEAAKISPAVAAWTPNVVFALLGIYLFHRRIAGRPIYQSILKLFPGCN, encoded by the coding sequence ATGAATACCTTCCGCCTGCGCGCGTCCAAGGCGGGCTTGAAAGCCGACAACACGCTCGACACCCGGCCCACCCCGGTCACAAGCTCCGCCCACCGAGGACCGATGCTTTTTTCCCGTGAGATCCTAAGGCGCGTGCTCGTGCCCCTGCTCCTCGCCCTGTTGGGCGTCGGCCTGTTCAACTGGCTGGTCCCGGGCGAATCACGGGCGGTTTACGAACAACTGAACGGATTCCCGGACTCGGACGCGGGTGCCCATGCCGTGCGCCCCACCCTGCTCGGCGCGTTGTGCTTCCTGCCTGCGGTCTGCGGCATCCTCTACTCGATCGCCGGAACCATGGCCCGCTACATGACACGGCAGTTCCTCGGCATCTTCACCATCTGCTTCTGCGCGCTGCTGACGATCTGGCTGCTGCAGGATCTCCAGAACAACCTCCCGGACCTGCGCGGCGGCAAGCACCTGTTCCAGACGATTGTCACCTTCTACGCCACCCGTCTGCCCTTCATCGTCCGCGAGTTGCTGCCCTACGCACTGCTGCTTTCGCTGCTGTTCTGCCTCGGCAAGCTTTCGAAGAGCCGGGAGATCGTGGCCATGATCCAGACCGGCCGCAGTCTGCCGCGGATCGTGAGTCCGTTGATCGTGGCCGGCCTGACCGCCACCATCCTTTGCATGGCCCTCAACTACCACTGGGCTCCGATTGCGGAAGGCAGCGGCGAGGAACTGCTCCAGCAGGCGAAGGGCGCGACGATCTCCGAAGCCAGCAACGTCCTCTACCGGAACTCCACCAAGCACCGGCTGTGGATGGTCGGAACCTTCCCGAAAAACTACGAGAAGGGCGAGCCGCTCCTCAATGTCGAGGTCACCACGACCGACGATGCGAAAAACCTGCTGACACGCATCTCCGCGGATCGCGCGATCTGGAACCGCCGCGACCGTTCGTGGACCTTTGAAAACGCCTGGGAAGGCGACTTCAAGGAAGTGAAATCCATCTACGAAGGCGAGCCGGACCGGATCGAACCGGTCTTCAACGACAACGAAGGCCAGCCCCGGACCGTGGTGCGGCGCGGCTGGAGCGAGACGCCGTGGCAGCTCATCAAGCCCGGCCTTGCCCCGCCCTATCTGGGTATTCCCGATCTCAACAGTTGGCTGCGCGCCAACTCTGGCAACGAGGTGACGATGGACCCGTCTCCGTATCTGACCCAGTGGCACTACCGCTGGGCGCAGCCGGTCATCTGCCTCGTCACCGTGTTGCTCGCGGCTCCGCTGGGCATCCACTTCTCGCGGCGCGGCTCGACGGGTGGCGTGGCGGTGGCCGTGGCGCTGTCCGGCTCGCTGCTGTTTCTCACCACCATGAGCCTGAGCCTGGGTGAAGCGGCGAAAATCTCTCCGGCGGTGGCCGCCTGGACGCCAAACGTGGTGTTCGCCCTGCTGGGGATCTACCTGTTCCACCGCCGCATCGCGGGTCGTCCGATCTACCAGTCGATCCTGAAGCTTTTCCCTGGCTGCAACTGA
- the ybeY gene encoding rRNA maturation RNase YbeY gives MSLEVIVGNHQEEVPVPEGWLTALEDAAGDAARLALARAAHDESPLSLLATIEVALVDDATSDRVHRDFMDIEGPTDVITFHHGEIVIGTEVALRQAAEYDEPVGRELLRYLVHGLLHLAGHEDADPDERDQMETAQEAIVAELWAGGLDGRLR, from the coding sequence ATGAGTCTCGAAGTCATTGTCGGCAATCATCAGGAGGAAGTCCCGGTTCCGGAAGGTTGGCTCACCGCGCTGGAGGATGCGGCAGGGGATGCCGCGCGTCTGGCGCTTGCGCGCGCCGCTCATGACGAGTCGCCATTGTCGCTGCTCGCCACCATCGAGGTGGCCTTGGTCGATGATGCCACCAGCGATCGCGTACATCGCGATTTCATGGACATCGAGGGACCAACGGATGTGATCACCTTCCATCACGGTGAGATCGTGATCGGCACGGAAGTGGCGCTGCGCCAGGCGGCGGAATACGATGAGCCGGTCGGCCGCGAACTGCTCCGTTATCTCGTCCACGGCCTGCTGCATCTCGCAGGGCATGAGGACGCCGATCCGGATGAGCGTGATCAGATGGAGACCGCACAGGAAGCGATCGTGGCGGAGCTGTGGGCTGGTGGCCTCGACGGGCGGTTGCGGTAG
- a CDS encoding HD family phosphohydrolase, with amino-acid sequence MGFLDAIKRWRLARQGLSSGKKRRVHAESVTMQSLEFSVWVRFALYATFAVGTAVLVLRSAQNSIFSADPLMGTVCGFVLALTAVAMFHVGREASCRRNSRVVLVLGGMLGHLAIVRLTIVLLAGESMPEMYRLLLIPFALAPMLHGVLLGRSVGAFSAVYVSLVGALFVPSNQTVLFLVTSLVCGMTAVIFTSRVFKRVQLLRAGCSVGIAALVLAILFRQIDPFAPMEMQLVMDQLQVFGLGCAAALGTGIMTALLVGGLLPVFESIFKLTTGITWLELSDLNHKLLRRMQLEAPGTFHHSLVVASLAEAAAESIGANAQLCRVCSYFHDVGKLKKPEYFIENQHDGAENPHDSLTPTMSALVIIAHVKDGVDLAVKHKLNPRIIDVIQEHHGDSLVYYFYRKAQEQKRAEMEKVEKGLGNREDLPHVEEKNFRYPGPKPRTAESGIISLADSIESASRTLRKPTPAKIRAMIDDIVQARIADGQLDECMMSCRELAKVKESFANTLRSMLHSRIDYPEDKADKGTSGGTTASRRVDTHRLVAPPLDRDATRGGRSFRPDEAA; translated from the coding sequence GTGGGATTTTTGGATGCGATCAAACGATGGCGACTGGCCCGACAGGGACTGTCGTCCGGGAAAAAGCGCCGCGTGCATGCGGAGAGCGTGACGATGCAGTCGCTGGAGTTCAGCGTTTGGGTGCGTTTTGCACTCTACGCGACCTTCGCGGTCGGTACCGCCGTGCTGGTGCTGCGTTCGGCCCAGAATTCGATTTTCTCCGCGGATCCGCTCATGGGCACGGTCTGCGGGTTCGTGTTGGCGCTTACCGCGGTCGCCATGTTCCACGTCGGCCGGGAGGCGTCCTGCCGTCGCAACAGCCGCGTGGTGCTGGTGCTGGGCGGGATGCTGGGCCATCTGGCCATTGTCCGGTTGACCATCGTGCTGCTGGCCGGTGAATCGATGCCGGAGATGTACCGGCTTTTGCTGATCCCCTTCGCCCTCGCCCCCATGCTCCACGGGGTGCTCCTCGGCCGCTCGGTTGGAGCCTTCTCCGCCGTCTATGTGAGCTTGGTAGGTGCGTTGTTCGTGCCTTCGAACCAGACGGTGCTGTTCCTCGTGACCAGCCTGGTGTGCGGCATGACCGCCGTCATTTTCACCAGCCGGGTGTTCAAGCGCGTGCAACTGCTCCGCGCGGGTTGCTCGGTGGGTATTGCCGCTCTGGTGCTGGCGATCCTGTTCCGCCAGATTGATCCCTTCGCTCCGATGGAAATGCAGTTGGTCATGGACCAGCTCCAGGTCTTCGGCCTCGGCTGTGCCGCCGCGCTTGGCACCGGCATCATGACGGCCCTGTTGGTTGGCGGCTTGCTGCCGGTGTTTGAAAGCATCTTCAAGCTGACCACCGGCATCACCTGGCTGGAACTCAGCGACCTGAATCACAAGCTGCTGCGCCGCATGCAGCTTGAGGCCCCCGGCACCTTCCATCACAGTCTGGTGGTGGCCTCGCTGGCGGAGGCCGCGGCCGAGAGCATCGGCGCGAACGCCCAGCTCTGCCGCGTGTGTTCCTACTTCCACGATGTCGGCAAGCTGAAGAAGCCCGAGTATTTCATCGAGAACCAGCACGACGGCGCGGAGAACCCGCACGATTCGCTTACACCGACCATGAGCGCGCTGGTCATCATCGCCCACGTGAAGGACGGCGTGGACCTCGCGGTGAAGCACAAGCTCAACCCCCGGATCATCGATGTGATCCAGGAGCACCACGGCGACTCGCTGGTCTACTACTTCTATCGTAAGGCGCAGGAGCAGAAGCGCGCGGAAATGGAGAAGGTCGAGAAGGGGCTCGGCAACCGCGAGGATCTGCCGCATGTGGAGGAAAAGAACTTCCGCTATCCCGGGCCGAAACCCCGCACCGCGGAGAGCGGCATCATCTCGCTGGCGGACTCGATCGAGAGCGCCTCGCGCACGCTGCGCAAGCCGACTCCGGCGAAGATCCGCGCGATGATCGACGATATCGTCCAGGCGCGCATCGCCGACGGACAGCTCGACGAGTGCATGATGTCCTGCCGCGAACTGGCCAAGGTGAAGGAAAGTTTCGCCAACACCCTCCGATCCATGCTACACAGCCGGATCGACTATCCCGAGGACAAGGCGGACAAGGGCACGTCCGGCGGCACCACCGCCAGCCGTCGTGTCGATACCCACCGCCTTGTCGCGCCACCGCTTGATCGCGATGCCACGCGCGGCGGCCGGTCCTTCCGGCCCGACGAGGCGGCGTGA
- a CDS encoding PhoH family protein, with protein MSEEKHAEIRLEFDTPRFLHSLFADDPHNLEYLEEKLGVRAITRDGWVMLSGPKDAVERAKSVFHDLEEARRNGSTISQRDFHLSVDVATGGGDVKVADLAEVRLLGLRGRKPVVPRTPQQLEYLKAIEKNDITFGLGPAGTGKTYLAMAMALTMLKKRLINRVVLTRPAVEAGEALGFLPGDLKEKVAPYLRPLYDAMHDMLPPEEGQRYLEDGTIEIAPLAFMRGRTLARAFVILDEAQNTTREQMFMTLTRLGEGSRMVVTGDGSQVDLKPGQASGLFEAERALQNIESIAFIRFSAADIVRHPVVARIVAAYDKFRGPQKG; from the coding sequence ATGAGCGAAGAGAAGCATGCCGAAATCCGCCTGGAGTTCGATACCCCCCGGTTCCTGCACTCGTTGTTCGCCGATGACCCGCACAATCTGGAGTATCTGGAAGAAAAGCTGGGCGTGCGTGCGATCACCCGGGACGGCTGGGTGATGCTTTCCGGCCCGAAAGACGCCGTCGAACGGGCGAAGTCGGTCTTCCATGATCTCGAGGAGGCACGGCGGAACGGCTCGACCATATCCCAGCGGGATTTTCACCTTTCGGTCGATGTTGCCACCGGCGGCGGGGATGTGAAGGTGGCGGATCTGGCGGAAGTCCGGCTGCTGGGCCTGCGGGGCCGCAAACCGGTGGTGCCGCGCACCCCGCAGCAGCTCGAATACCTCAAGGCGATCGAGAAAAACGACATCACCTTCGGCCTCGGCCCGGCCGGCACCGGCAAGACCTACCTCGCCATGGCCATGGCCCTGACCATGCTCAAGAAGCGTCTCATCAACCGGGTGGTGCTGACCCGGCCCGCGGTGGAGGCGGGGGAGGCCCTCGGTTTCCTGCCCGGCGATCTCAAGGAGAAGGTCGCTCCTTACCTGCGCCCGCTCTACGATGCCATGCATGACATGCTGCCACCGGAAGAGGGGCAGCGCTATCTGGAGGACGGCACCATCGAGATCGCGCCGCTGGCTTTCATGCGTGGCCGCACGCTGGCCCGGGCCTTTGTCATCCTCGATGAGGCGCAGAACACCACCCGCGAGCAAATGTTCATGACCCTGACCCGCCTCGGGGAGGGTTCCCGGATGGTGGTGACGGGCGATGGCTCCCAGGTCGACCTCAAGCCAGGTCAGGCCTCCGGCCTCTTCGAGGCGGAGCGGGCGCTTCAGAATATCGAGTCCATCGCGTTCATCCGCTTCTCTGCGGCGGACATCGTCCGCCACCCCGTGGTGGCCCGGATTGTGGCTGCTTACGACAAATTCCGTGGCCCTCAGAAGGGATAA
- a CDS encoding ABC transporter ATP-binding protein → MIEVENLSKHFGSKTAVDNLSFSVKKGEVLGFLGPNGAGKSTTMRMITGFIPPSAGDAKLCGISIVDQPAEAKKKVGYLPESAPLYNDMTVSGFLKFCADIRGLSGTRKKDAVESAIETCFLGSVAHQGIETLSKGYRHRTCLAQSLLHDPEILILDEPTDGLDPNQKFEIRQLIKRLGATKTILFSTHILEEVEAACSRAVIVDRGRIVADGTPAELVKRGGGSLHDLFRKVTSRDTEAAA, encoded by the coding sequence ATGATTGAAGTTGAGAACCTCAGCAAACACTTCGGCAGCAAGACTGCCGTCGACAACCTGTCCTTCTCCGTGAAGAAGGGCGAAGTCCTGGGCTTTCTCGGGCCCAACGGCGCCGGAAAATCCACCACCATGCGGATGATCACGGGCTTCATCCCGCCCAGCGCGGGCGATGCGAAGCTCTGTGGCATCTCGATCGTGGACCAACCGGCGGAGGCCAAGAAGAAGGTCGGCTACCTGCCGGAATCGGCCCCGCTCTATAATGACATGACCGTGTCCGGCTTCCTGAAGTTCTGTGCGGACATCAGAGGCCTCTCCGGGACCCGGAAAAAGGACGCCGTGGAGAGCGCCATCGAGACCTGCTTCCTCGGCTCGGTCGCCCATCAGGGCATCGAAACGCTGTCGAAGGGTTACCGCCACCGCACCTGCCTGGCCCAAAGCCTCCTTCACGATCCGGAAATCCTGATCCTGGACGAACCCACCGACGGCCTCGACCCGAACCAGAAGTTCGAAATCCGCCAGTTGATCAAGCGCCTCGGCGCAACCAAGACGATCCTGTTCTCCACCCACATCCTCGAGGAAGTGGAGGCCGCCTGCTCCCGCGCCGTGATCGTGGACCGCGGCCGCATCGTCGCGGACGGCACCCCGGCCGAACTTGTGAAGCGCGGCGGCGGATCGCTCCACGATCTCTTCCGCAAGGTCACCAGCCGCGACACGGAGGCGGCGGCCTGA